Proteins found in one Sphingobacteriales bacterium genomic segment:
- a CDS encoding site-specific integrase, with amino-acid sequence MKIFLRQRKQSKKGTISLYLEIYKGTTQTPDGKTKPIREYEYLNLYLLDKPTNPIDKQQNKENLKLAESIKAKRELEIKNGTYGFTNEFKRQTNFIQYFTNLVRKKETKGNYGNWYSTLLHLEAFAGKNVTFSDINLQFVERFKEYLNKAKRKDGKPLANNSKASYFAKFRASLNEAMREKIIYGNPAIEIVNFKYQDNAREYLTLDEVRKLVQVPCRYDVLKRAFLFSCLTGLRWSDINNLIWNDVQKINNNWRVHFKQQKTKGLQYLDINQQARELMLDRGKPDERVFIGLKYSSYSNVELSRWMLKAGITKQITFHCARHTFAVLQLTLGTEIYTLSKMLGHSELKTTQIYAKIVDEKIKEGMNKIPNINL; translated from the coding sequence ATGAAAATTTTTTTAAGACAAAGAAAGCAAAGTAAAAAAGGTACTATTTCTCTTTATTTAGAAATATACAAAGGCACTACTCAAACACCCGATGGCAAAACAAAGCCGATTAGAGAGTATGAGTATTTAAACTTGTATTTGCTTGATAAGCCTACCAACCCGATTGATAAACAACAAAACAAAGAAAATTTAAAACTTGCTGAAAGCATAAAAGCCAAAAGAGAACTTGAAATAAAAAATGGTACTTATGGCTTTACAAATGAATTTAAGAGGCAAACCAATTTTATACAATACTTTACAAACCTTGTACGCAAAAAAGAAACCAAAGGGAATTATGGAAACTGGTACAGTACTCTTTTGCATTTAGAGGCATTTGCTGGAAAAAATGTAACGTTTAGTGATATTAATTTACAATTTGTTGAAAGGTTTAAGGAGTACCTAAATAAAGCAAAAAGGAAAGATGGTAAACCACTTGCAAACAATAGTAAAGCCTCCTATTTTGCCAAATTTAGAGCAAGTTTAAATGAGGCTATGAGAGAAAAAATTATTTATGGAAACCCTGCAATTGAAATTGTAAATTTTAAGTATCAAGATAATGCAAGGGAGTATTTAACCTTAGATGAGGTTAGAAAATTAGTACAAGTTCCTTGTAGGTATGATGTATTGAAAAGGGCTTTTTTGTTTAGTTGTTTAACTGGTTTAAGATGGAGCGACATTAATAATCTTATTTGGAATGATGTACAAAAAATAAACAATAATTGGAGGGTACATTTTAAGCAACAAAAAACCAAAGGGCTGCAATATTTGGATATTAACCAACAAGCAAGGGAGTTAATGCTGGATAGAGGCAAACCCGATGAGAGGGTATTTATAGGGCTAAAATATAGTAGTTACTCCAATGTAGAACTTAGCCGATGGATGTTGAAAGCTGGAATTACAAAGCAAATTACTTTCCATTGTGCAAGACACACCTTTGCAGTATTACAACTTACTTTAGGAACTGAAATATATACCCTTTCCAAGATGTTAGGGCATAGCGAACTGAAAACCACCCAAATTTATGCAAAAATTGTAGATGAGAAAATAAAAGAGGGAATGAATAAAATACCAAATATAAACCTTTAG
- a CDS encoding T9SS type A sorting domain-containing protein, which produces MYNSTGSSNTFIGKVPGTFNDYGSDNTFVGKTAGFGNVSGVYNTFLGSLSGYNNNTGNYNTFVGGEAGNANTNGYSNTFVGHRSGKSSTVGYRNTFVGNDSGMNNTFGNFNTFVGHEAGRNNTEGHDNTFMGLSAGAQNTWGAYNAFLGNNAGFNNTGGWFNTFIGEGAGYTNQLGYCNTFLGSKAEGRYTDTLVNATAIGWDAKVTTPNKIRLGDMNIHSIEAQNNFATIADQNMMNNIQDFHLGLNFIKELRPVSFSWQNSNDSLTYQGLVGQEVAQTLSKLETTASVVVPAQHSQDQYAVRYAELVLPLINAIQEQQAMIESLKAEIDSIKGELGYETPWVDGLEQPDNNNEAAVSLAQNVPNPFSKKTRIDFYIPQQVGSAALRIVTIEGKEVAVYEIKARGTGSQNINLKDLPQGIYFIHAHNRRRSGRQQTNGNSKIKNFFGVI; this is translated from the coding sequence TTGTACAACAGTACCGGCTCGTCCAATACATTTATCGGAAAAGTGCCCGGAACTTTCAACGACTACGGCAGCGACAATACATTTGTAGGCAAAACGGCGGGTTTTGGCAATGTATCAGGCGTGTATAATACATTTTTGGGCAGTTTGTCGGGCTACAACAACAACACCGGCAACTACAATACTTTTGTAGGCGGCGAAGCGGGCAACGCCAATACCAATGGCTATTCCAATACCTTTGTCGGGCATCGTTCCGGCAAGAGCAGCACCGTAGGTTATCGCAATACATTTGTAGGCAACGATAGCGGAATGAATAATACTTTTGGGAATTTCAACACGTTTGTAGGACACGAAGCGGGGCGCAATAATACCGAAGGGCACGACAATACTTTTATGGGTTTGAGTGCCGGTGCACAAAACACATGGGGAGCTTATAATGCTTTTTTGGGCAACAATGCTGGCTTTAATAATACAGGTGGTTGGTTCAATACCTTCATCGGTGAGGGTGCGGGCTATACCAATCAATTGGGATATTGTAATACCTTTTTGGGTTCAAAAGCCGAAGGTCGCTACACCGACACTCTGGTCAATGCCACCGCCATCGGTTGGGACGCAAAAGTGACCACACCCAACAAAATCCGCTTGGGCGATATGAATATCCACAGCATAGAAGCACAAAACAACTTTGCCACCATCGCCGACCAGAATATGATGAACAACATACAAGATTTTCATTTAGGATTGAATTTTATCAAAGAACTGCGTCCGGTGTCGTTTTCGTGGCAAAACAGCAACGACTCGCTCACTTATCAGGGATTGGTAGGGCAAGAAGTAGCACAAACCCTCAGCAAATTGGAAACAACGGCGAGTGTGGTCGTTCCGGCACAGCACAGCCAAGACCAATATGCGGTGCGCTATGCCGAGTTGGTACTGCCGCTCATCAACGCCATTCAGGAGCAGCAGGCAATGATTGAAAGTTTAAAAGCCGAAATAGATTCCATCAAAGGCGAGCTGGGCTACGAAACTCCCTGGGTGGACGGTTTGGAGCAGCCCGACAACAACAACGAAGCGGCGGTTTCTTTGGCACAAAACGTACCCAACCCTTTCAGCAAAAAAACACGCATAGATTTCTATATTCCGCAGCAGGTGGGCAGTGCCGCTTTGCGCATCGTCACCATAGAAGGCAAAGAAGTGGCAGTATATGAAATCAAAGCACGCGGCACAGGCTCGCAAAACATCAATTTAAAAGATTTGCCGCAGGGCATTTATTTTATACACGCTCATAACAGACGGCGTAGCGGCAGACAGCAAACAAATGGTAATAGCAAAATAAAAAACTTTTTTGGCGTGATATGA
- a CDS encoding helix-turn-helix transcriptional regulator: protein MKPVGEKIKKIRELKGLTQEYIAEKLNVSPQAYGKIERNETRLDVERLQQIAKILEVSTEFISNFDERQIFINSQYNGGYKGTFTQNYNEATQQLIEHLENSLKKKRRNTVFTTTVSGIVARKKLKF, encoded by the coding sequence ATGAAACCCGTAGGCGAAAAAATCAAAAAAATACGCGAATTGAAAGGGCTTACACAAGAATACATTGCCGAAAAACTAAATGTATCGCCGCAGGCTTATGGCAAAATTGAACGCAATGAAACTCGTCTTGATGTGGAACGTTTGCAGCAAATAGCTAAAATTTTAGAGGTAAGTACCGAATTTATCAGTAACTTTGACGAAAGGCAGATTTTTATTAACTCCCAATATAATGGTGGCTATAAAGGTACTTTTACCCAGAACTACAACGAGGCTACTCAGCAATTAATAGAACATCTGGAAAATTCGCTGAAAAAAAAACGAAGAAATACAGTTTTTACGACAACAGTTAGCGGTATTGTTGCAAGAAAAAAACTAAAATTTTGA
- a CDS encoding Txe/YoeB family addiction module toxin has translation MRYKIEITQEAQKHFEFHKSAGNSIITKKIYVLLTALTEHPFRGVGKPEPLKYNLSGLWSRRINKEHRLVYQVKQETVIIYSAFGHYLL, from the coding sequence ATGAGGTATAAAATAGAAATTACCCAAGAAGCCCAAAAACATTTTGAATTTCATAAGTCGGCAGGGAACAGCATAATTACCAAAAAGATATATGTACTTCTTACCGCACTCACTGAACATCCTTTTAGAGGAGTTGGAAAACCTGAACCACTAAAATATAATTTAAGCGGATTATGGAGCAGAAGAATTAATAAAGAACACCGACTTGTATATCAGGTAAAACAAGAAACAGTGATCATTTATTCAGCTTTTGGTCATTATTTATTGTAA
- a CDS encoding thioredoxin family protein, whose amino-acid sequence MDIIRAFSIFALKIILIQKINRLTPHLVLRMKLIKIALLVFFTVLSYTNSAQSQTYYQGSFEEIKGEAHLKGRPFVMAFGAPWCEPCKRMEYEVFESPTIQSMLDKYFLLL is encoded by the coding sequence TTGGATATAATTCGGGCTTTTTCTATTTTCGCGCTGAAGATAATTTTAATACAAAAAATTAATCGCCTCACCCCTCATCTTGTTTTGCGCATGAAGTTGATAAAAATTGCTTTGCTCGTATTTTTTACCGTTCTTTCTTATACCAATTCTGCTCAATCACAAACTTATTATCAAGGCTCTTTTGAAGAAATCAAAGGCGAAGCTCATCTCAAAGGAAGACCCTTTGTGATGGCATTCGGTGCGCCTTGGTGCGAACCCTGCAAACGTATGGAATACGAAGTGTTCGAATCACCTACCATTCAATCTATGCTCGACAAATATTTTCTTTTATTATAA
- a CDS encoding AAA family ATPase, whose amino-acid sequence MTIFYKNYRSKNYKQYTDLQLNFKEGLVGIIGKNGTGKSTIFDAVVHCLFGKDEDEKVIYAL is encoded by the coding sequence ATCACCATCTTTTACAAGAATTATCGCTCAAAAAATTATAAGCAATACACTGATTTACAACTCAATTTCAAAGAAGGATTGGTGGGCATTATCGGCAAAAATGGAACCGGAAAATCTACTATTTTTGATGCCGTAGTGCACTGCCTTTTTGGAAAAGATGAAGATGAAAAAGTTATATACGCTCTGTGA
- the radC gene encoding DNA repair protein RadC yields MTDETPKLGIKQWAADDRPREKLLAKGSESLSNAELIAILIGSGNSRESAVDLSQRILHSVDNDFNQLSKLRISDLCKFKGIGEAKAISIVAALEIGKRRQTALVYQRQQIKGSNDIYELFQPLLRDLPHEEFWILLLNRANKIIIKERLSIGGISGTVADIRLIFKRALESNASSLIVVHNHPSGNVQPSNEDRNITKRLHESGKLLDIQLLDHVIVTENGFFSFADNACFDKRCGHQGIQMKNISVVLFFKMCKNGYLYKKLAPL; encoded by the coding sequence ATGACGGACGAAACCCCCAAATTAGGCATCAAGCAGTGGGCAGCAGACGACCGCCCCCGCGAAAAACTCCTTGCCAAAGGCAGCGAATCACTGAGCAACGCCGAGCTTATCGCCATTTTGATAGGTTCGGGCAACAGCCGCGAATCGGCGGTAGATTTATCGCAGCGCATTTTGCACAGCGTAGATAACGACTTTAACCAATTATCAAAATTGCGCATCAGCGACTTGTGCAAATTCAAAGGCATCGGCGAAGCAAAAGCTATCAGTATTGTGGCTGCTTTGGAAATCGGCAAACGCCGCCAAACGGCTTTGGTGTATCAGCGACAGCAAATTAAAGGCAGCAACGATATTTATGAGCTATTTCAGCCGCTGCTGCGCGACCTGCCACACGAAGAATTTTGGATATTACTCCTCAACCGCGCCAACAAAATCATCATCAAAGAGCGTTTGAGCATCGGCGGCATTTCGGGTACGGTTGCCGACATTAGGCTCATTTTCAAGCGCGCCCTTGAATCCAACGCTTCTTCTTTGATTGTAGTGCATAACCACCCTTCGGGCAATGTGCAGCCCAGCAACGAAGACCGCAACATCACCAAGCGTCTGCACGAAAGCGGGAAACTATTGGATATTCAGCTATTAGACCACGTTATTGTCACCGAAAACGGATTTTTCAGTTTTGCGGATAATGCTTGCTTTGATAAAAGATGCGGACACCAAGGCATACAAATGAAAAATATATCGGTAGTTTTATTCTTTAAAATGTGCAAAAATGGCTATCTTTATAAAAAATTAGCACCTTTATGA